The Salvia miltiorrhiza cultivar Shanhuang (shh) chromosome 1, IMPLAD_Smil_shh, whole genome shotgun sequence genome has a window encoding:
- the LOC131016061 gene encoding chaperone protein ClpB3, mitochondrial-like has product MAIVRSTPAVRLSRSAVAALRATGRGLQTLPASSPALRSASASPAFYPRAPVPTLTNNQNTISSASISSSSCIRSYSSAASSQISNSEFTEMAWDGILGAVDAAKDSKHQVVETEHLMKALLEQKDGLARRIFTKAGVDNTSLLQSTDDFISQLKEPFFDIRFVCPRSISDI; this is encoded by the exons ATGGCAATTGTTAGAAGCACGCCGGCGGTGCGGCTAAGCAGGTCAGCCGTCGCAGCGCTTAGGGCAACCGGCAGGGGTCTTCAAACCCTACCAGCATCGTCCCCTGCGCTGCGCTCTGCCTCCGCCTCCCCTGCTTTTTATCCCCGTGCTCCCGTTCCCACCCTCACTAATAACCAAAATACAATTTCTTCTGCTTCgatctcatcatcatcatgcaTCCGCTCTTACTCCTCTGCTGCCTCTAGCCAG ATTAGCAACTCCGAGTTTACTGAAATGGCGTGGGATGGAATTCTTGGAGCTGTGGATGCAGCAAAAGACAGCAAACATCAAGTGGTGGAAACCGAGCATCTCATGAAAGCCCTTTTGGAACAAAAGGATGGCCTTGCTCGAAGAATATTCACCAAGGCTGGTGTTGACAACACATCGCTGCTGCAGTCGACTGATGACTTCATATCTCAGCTGAAGGAACCATTTTTTGATATACGGTTCGTGTGCCCacgatccatttcggatatctaa